GTAGATGTATTGGCAAATATTGCTGCTTACACTGCAGAGGTTCCTGATGCTAAAGCAGATACTGCTAAACTTAAAGCTTTTTTTAACGAGGTAGCTCCAGATCATGATGGTGATAAGGTTTACGCTTCTGACATCAAAAAGATCGTTACCTGGTTCCACATCATTAAAGAACTTCCATTGTTTAACGAGGAAGCGCCTGCAGTGGGTGAAGCTGCTGAAGGTTTAAAAGTGGAAGATAAAGCCGCAGAGAAAAAAACTAAAACCGTTGCTAAAGCTGCAAATGTAAAAGCTCCTGGTAAAACTGCTCAGCCACCTAAAAAGGCTACAACAGTAAGTAAAAAAGGCGTATAGTCTAATTTAAGCCCCACCAAATTTTGATGGGGCTTTTTTTTATACCTCCTGGTTTAATGCCAGGCCAATCTGTTTCAGTAATATTGCTGCGTTAAATGTTTTGCAGGCACCATGTTTCAGCTTGTAATCAAAGTTCATCTCTCCCTCTTTAATCTGGATGTCGAAATGGTAGTTGCGTACCTGCTCATGGTAATCTTCTTTCATTTCAGATAGTTGCAAGTCATGCGTAGCAAAAAGCGCTGGCGTATGCTGCTCAATCATTTTTTCTATAAATACTTTTGATCCCAGGTATTTGTCCTTACTGTTAGTGCCCCTTAACATTTCATCAATGAGTACAAAAGAACG
The nucleotide sequence above comes from Pedobacter sp. MC2016-14. Encoded proteins:
- a CDS encoding DUF5606 domain-containing protein, encoding MNLRGIVAVSGRPGLFKLVGQNKAGYILESLDAQKVKVVANIANSKLSSLEDITVYGNDEDLKLVDVLANIAAYTAEVPDAKADTAKLKAFFNEVAPDHDGDKVYASDIKKIVTWFHIIKELPLFNEEAPAVGEAAEGLKVEDKAAEKKTKTVAKAANVKAPGKTAQPPKKATTVSKKGV